In Nitrososphaerota archaeon, one genomic interval encodes:
- a CDS encoding hemerythrin domain-containing protein yields the protein MTILLDRSKKIHHVLFKRTNLLEESFIKFMLNEMMMMNSIGSSMQNQRQSSAARLELFERTVLLHFNVEEQILFPLYLRKSPKAKQTVAQFCSEHNKITDSFQRYRKIDDQAHRVKSLSVMMSSLALHTRGEDIFFSSITLTRKESTRAAVVARAIGFPIL from the coding sequence TTGACTATTCTCTTGGATAGGTCGAAGAAGATTCATCACGTGTTGTTTAAGCGTACGAATCTTCTTGAAGAAAGCTTCATCAAGTTCATGTTAAACGAAATGATGATGATGAACTCGATAGGTTCATCAATGCAGAATCAGCGGCAGTCGAGTGCGGCTCGGCTGGAGCTTTTCGAGAGGACTGTGCTGCTGCACTTTAACGTTGAGGAGCAGATACTGTTCCCTCTATATCTGAGAAAGTCGCCGAAGGCTAAGCAGACCGTCGCGCAGTTCTGCAGTGAGCATAATAAGATCACAGATTCCTTCCAGAGATACAGGAAGATAGATGATCAGGCTCACCGGGTAAAGTCGTTGTCTGTGATGATGAGCAGCCTCGCCCTGCACACCAGAGGCGAAGACATCTTTTTCTCCTCAATCACCCTAACTAGGAAAGAGTCCACTAGAGCCGCTGTAGTCGCCCGAGCAATCGGTTTCCCAATACTATAA
- a CDS encoding nucleotide sugar dehydrogenase, with product MNPQTTTTKAKTQKTKTKKKEKIAVIGLGKAGLPLAAVIADSGFTVTGIDIDAERCRRINKGENPLGEEPGLDELIQKHGGKNLTASTDYRDASQCTLFTVIVPLFLDKDNTPDFSALSTAFKGVAQVLKRDDTVVLETTVSPTTTETLVRNWLEEGSRLKLGDFNLAFSPERIMTGFSISRLREFPKIIGGVDEKSGEQAYQLYRQFIPNLKKVSSARAAEFIKVIEGCYRDVNVALANELFQIADSLNIDFYEAREAANHKYCDIHLPSTGVGGHCIPVYPWFLIKEMERKEKYDSTKLLRTARETNDEMINFWAGKITQKCLELNKPLAKIKICINGLTYRKGVKETYHSRNLALTQHLTKKGLNTYAYDELLTPKEIEKFGLKPLQPSKADIIFDSFNLTINTQTPRK from the coding sequence TTGAACCCTCAAACCACAACGACAAAAGCAAAGACACAGAAAACTAAGACAAAGAAGAAGGAGAAAATAGCAGTAATCGGCCTAGGCAAAGCCGGACTACCATTAGCCGCCGTCATAGCAGACTCAGGCTTCACAGTAACCGGCATCGATATTGACGCGGAGAGATGCCGCCGCATCAACAAAGGCGAAAACCCGCTCGGCGAAGAACCCGGCCTAGACGAGCTAATCCAGAAGCACGGCGGCAAAAACCTCACCGCCTCAACCGACTACCGAGACGCCTCACAATGCACCCTATTCACCGTAATCGTCCCCTTATTCCTAGACAAAGACAACACCCCAGACTTCTCAGCACTATCAACAGCCTTCAAAGGCGTAGCCCAAGTCCTGAAGCGAGACGACACCGTGGTGCTCGAAACCACAGTCTCCCCGACAACAACAGAAACACTGGTTCGAAACTGGCTTGAAGAGGGAAGCCGCCTGAAACTAGGAGACTTCAACCTAGCCTTCTCACCTGAACGAATCATGACTGGATTCAGCATCTCCCGGCTGCGAGAGTTCCCGAAAATAATCGGCGGAGTCGACGAGAAAAGCGGGGAACAAGCCTATCAACTCTACAGGCAGTTTATCCCAAACCTGAAAAAGGTCTCATCAGCCCGAGCCGCAGAGTTCATCAAAGTAATAGAGGGCTGCTACAGAGACGTAAACGTCGCGTTAGCGAACGAGCTCTTCCAGATAGCGGACAGCCTCAACATCGACTTCTACGAAGCCCGAGAAGCCGCCAACCACAAATACTGCGACATCCACCTTCCCTCAACCGGCGTAGGCGGCCACTGCATCCCAGTCTACCCCTGGTTCCTAATCAAAGAAATGGAGCGAAAAGAAAAATACGATAGCACCAAACTGCTCAGAACAGCCCGCGAAACCAACGACGAAATGATCAATTTCTGGGCAGGCAAAATCACACAGAAATGCTTAGAGCTAAACAAACCTTTAGCGAAAATAAAAATCTGCATCAACGGACTAACCTACAGAAAAGGAGTCAAAGAAACCTACCACAGCAGAAACCTCGCCCTAACCCAACACCTAACAAAGAAAGGCCTAAACACATACGCATACGACGAACTACTAACCCCGAAGGAAATCGAGAAGTTCGGCTTGAAACCACTCCAGCCCAGCAAAGCAGACATCATCTTCGACTCATTCAACCTAACGATAAACACCCAAACACCTCGCAAATAA